A genome region from Panicum virgatum strain AP13 chromosome 4K, P.virgatum_v5, whole genome shotgun sequence includes the following:
- the LOC120704376 gene encoding probable aminodeoxychorismate synthase, chloroplastic isoform X1 has translation MAAALRLPAARWAPLPPQVPASASSSSSAARRARPPPRLAARRAKGEEAPEPVEAQVPVRTLLIDNYDSYTYNIFQELSVVNGVPPVVVRNDEWTWRDVFNRVYKNRSFDNIVISPGPGSPACPADIGVCLRILLECGDVPILGVCLGHQALGFVHGAKIVHAPEAIHGRLSEIEHDGCYLFNCIPSGRNSGFKVVRYHSLVIEPGSLPDDLISIAWTASPNLLSYLESDRTNVSALLGSLDNNFMAVSLEHSISGGELSNMSNGNASESDGSRVIMAIKHSSRPHYGVQFHPESVATHHGRQIFQNFKKMTRDFGLHSSWLQERKVHSIDIPVVPQVKSSGQCGSVSKDLLHTERLGLLEPNGALMLAKRALGKKCLRLRWKKIDNFLSPAVGSDDIFAVLFGRQSGEDTFWLDSSSVDQNRARFSFMGGKGGSLWKQMTFHLSGQRANCGGTLTTRDAYGSTANIFIKEGFLEFLDKEIQSIQYNEKDYEGLPFDFHGGFVGYLGYGLKVECDASSNMAKSSTPDACFFFADNTVVVDHSNGDVYILSLHDEFSSSNGDGMCRNSKHNSWLLETEKKLLRLGAMPPGLLINGKAYAISSNVAKQSFVVEKSKDQYIRDVQSCLDYIRDGESYELCLTTQMKRRVDYINALQLYFKLRKQNPAPYAAWLNFSSENLSICCSSPERFLRLDRDKILEAKPIKGTIARGRTPEEDECLRLQLKYSEKDQAENLMIVDLLRNDLGKVCEPGSVHVPRLMDVESYKAVHTMVSTIRGTKKSNLSPVDCVKASFPGGSMTGAPKVRSMEILDSLESSPRGIYSGSIGFFSYNHMFDLNIVIRTVILHNGEATVGAGGAIVALSNPEAEYDEMMLKARAPTKVVEDCSQTIYSSDRLDSMQATTS, from the exons atggccgccgccctccgcctcccggcggcgaggtgggccCCCCTGCCTCCCCAAGTgccggcctccgcctcctcctcctcctccgccgcgcgtcgggcccgcccccctccccgcctcgcggcgcggcgggcgaagggggaggaggcgccggagccGGTCGAGGCGCAGGTGCCGGTGAGGACGCTACTGATCGACAACTACGACAGCTACACCTACAACATCTTCCAGGAGCTGTCGGTCGTCAACGGCG TGCCGCCAGTGGTCGTGCGCAACGACGAGTGGACGTGGAGGGACGTCTTCAACCGGGTGTACAAGAACAGGTCCTTCGACAACATCGTCATCTCCCCTGGCCCTGGATCTCCGGCGTGCCCCGCCGACATAG GTGTATGTCTGCGGATACTTTTGGAGTGTGGAGACGTACCCATCCTGGGTGTCTGCCTTGGCCACCAG GCCCTTGGATTTGTACATGGCGCTAAGATTGTTCACGCTCCGGAGGCTATACATGGAAGACTCAG TGAAATTGAGCATGATGGGTGCTACCTCTTTAATTGTATTCCATCTGGTAGAAACTCTGGATTCAAG GTAGTCAGGTATCATTCTCTTGTAATAGAACCAGGATCTCTACCTGATGATCTTATATCAATAGCGTGGACTGCTTCTCCAAATTTGCTCTCTTACCTTGAAAGCGACCGAACAAATGTTAGTGCCCTCCTGGGATCATTGGACAACAACTTTATGGCAGTGTCTCTAGAACACAGCATCAGTGGTGGGGAACTATCCAACATGAGCAATGGCAATGCTAGTGAGTCAGATGGTTCCAGGGTTATAATGGCCATCAAGCACTCTAGCAGGCCTCACTATGGAGTGCAG tttcatCCAGAGAGCGTTGCTACTCATCATGGAAGACAGATTTTTCAAAACTTTAAGAAGATGACAAGAGATTTTGGATTGCACTCATCATGGCTTCAGGAAAGAAAGGTTCACAGTATTG ACATTCCTGTTGTTCCGCAGGTCAAATCTTCTGGCCAATGTGGTTCTGTCTCCAAGGATTTGTTGCATACTGAAAGACTGGGACTCTTGGAGCCTAATGGGGCTCTCATGCTTGCAAAGAGAGCCCTTGGGAAGAAATGTTTACGATTGCGATGGAAGAAGATCGATAACTTCCTCAGCCCTGCAGTTGGATCTGATGACATTTTTGCGGTGCTCTTTGGCCGTCAAAGCGGTGAAGACACATTTTGGCTGGATAGCTCATCAGTTGATCAG AATAGGGCACGCTTTTCATTCATGGGTGGTAAAGGTGGGTCCCTATGGAAGCAAATGACATTCCACCTCTCTGGTCAAAG AGCCAATTGTGGAGGAACCCTTACTACCCGAGATGCTTATGGATCTACTGCCAACATCTTTATCAAAGAGGGCTTTTTGGAGTTCCTTGACAAG GAGATTCAGTCCATTCAATACAATGAAAAGGATTACGAAGGACTGCCTTTTGACTTCCATGGTGGCTTTGTTGGATATCTAGG GTATGGTCTTAAAGTTGAGTGTGATGCATCATCTAACATGGCCAAATCAAGTACTCCTGATGCATGCTTCTTCTTTGCGGACAACACTGTGGTGGTTGATCACAGTAATGGTGATGTGTACATTTTATCATTGCATGATGAATTTTCTTCAAGTAATGGAGATGGGATGTGCAGAAATTCAAAACATAATTCATGGTTATTGGAGACTGAGAAGAAGCTTCTTAGACTGGGTGCTATGCCTCCAGGATTGCTGATTAATGGGAAAGCGTATGCTATATCATCCAATGTCGCTAAACAAAGTTTTGTTGTAGAGAAATCAAAGGATCAATATATTAGAGATGTTCAGAGTTGCCTGGACTATATCAGAGATGGAGAAAGCTATGAGTTATGCTTAACTACTCAGATGAAGAGAAGAGTAGACTATATAAATGCGCTCCAGCTCTACTTTAAATTGAGAAAACAAAATCCAGCACCTTATGCAGCCTGGCTTAACTTCTCCTCAGAAAACTTGAGCATATGTTGCTCTTCTCCTGAAAGGTTTCTGCGACTAGATCGAGATAAAATTCTAGAAGCAAAACCGATCAAGGGCACTATAGCACGTGGCAGAACACCAGAGGAAGATGAATGCCTGCGTTTGCAGTTGAAATACAG TGAAAAAGATCAGGCTGAGAACTTGATGATTGTTGACCTCCTAAGAAACGATCTGGGCAAGGTTTGTGAACCTGGGAGTGTTCATGTTCCTCGTCTCATGGATGTAGAGTCATATAAAGCTGTTCACACCATGGTGAGTACCATCCGTGGAACAAAGAAGTCGAATCTGAGCCCTGTCGATTGTGTCAAAGCATCCTTTCCAGGTGGTTCAATGACTGGGGCCCCTAAAGTTCGATCAATGGAGATTCTTGATTCACTTGAATCTAGTCCGAGAGGTATCTATTCAGGATCCATTGGGTTCTTTTCATATAACCACATGTTCGATCTGAATATTGTGATCCGGACGGTCATCCTGCACAATGGAGAAGCTACAGTAGGGGCAGGTGGGGCAATTGTAGCATTGTCAAACCCAGAGGCAGAATATGACGAAATGATGCTTAAAGCAAGAGCACCTACCAAGGTGGTTGAAGATTGCAGTCAAACAATTTACAGTTCAGATCGATTGGATTCAATGCAGGCAACGACAAGTTAG
- the LOC120704376 gene encoding probable aminodeoxychorismate synthase, chloroplastic isoform X3 produces MAAALRLPAARWAPLPPQVPASASSSSSAARRARPPPRLAARRAKGEEAPEPVEAQVPVRTLLIDNYDSYTYNIFQELSVVNGVPPVVVRNDEWTWRDVFNRVYKNRSFDNIVISPGPGSPACPADIGVCLRILLECGDVPILGVCLGHQALGFVHGAKIVHAPEAIHGRLSEIEHDGCYLFNCIPSGRNSGFKVVRYHSLVIEPGSLPDDLISIAWTASPNLLSYLESDRTNVSALLGSLDNNFMAVSLEHSISGGELSNMSNGNASESDGSRVIMAIKHSSRPHYGVQFHPESVATHHGRQIFQNFKKMTRDFGLHSSWLQERKVKSSGQCGSVSKDLLHTERLGLLEPNGALMLAKRALGKKCLRLRWKKIDNFLSPAVGSDDIFAVLFGRQSGEDTFWLDSSSVDQNRARFSFMGGKGGSLWKQMTFHLSGQRANCGGTLTTRDAYGSTANIFIKEGFLEFLDKEIQSIQYNEKDYEGLPFDFHGGFVGYLGYGLKVECDASSNMAKSSTPDACFFFADNTVVVDHSNGDVYILSLHDEFSSSNGDGMCRNSKHNSWLLETEKKLLRLGAMPPGLLINGKAYAISSNVAKQSFVVEKSKDQYIRDVQSCLDYIRDGESYELCLTTQMKRRVDYINALQLYFKLRKQNPAPYAAWLNFSSENLSICCSSPERFLRLDRDKILEAKPIKGTIARGRTPEEDECLRLQLKYSEKDQAENLMIVDLLRNDLGKVCEPGSVHVPRLMDVESYKAVHTMVSTIRGTKKSNLSPVDCVKASFPGGSMTGAPKVRSMEILDSLESSPRGIYSGSIGFFSYNHMFDLNIVIRTVILHNGEATVGAGGAIVALSNPEAEYDEMMLKARAPTKVVEDCSQTIYSSDRLDSMQATTS; encoded by the exons atggccgccgccctccgcctcccggcggcgaggtgggccCCCCTGCCTCCCCAAGTgccggcctccgcctcctcctcctcctccgccgcgcgtcgggcccgcccccctccccgcctcgcggcgcggcgggcgaagggggaggaggcgccggagccGGTCGAGGCGCAGGTGCCGGTGAGGACGCTACTGATCGACAACTACGACAGCTACACCTACAACATCTTCCAGGAGCTGTCGGTCGTCAACGGCG TGCCGCCAGTGGTCGTGCGCAACGACGAGTGGACGTGGAGGGACGTCTTCAACCGGGTGTACAAGAACAGGTCCTTCGACAACATCGTCATCTCCCCTGGCCCTGGATCTCCGGCGTGCCCCGCCGACATAG GTGTATGTCTGCGGATACTTTTGGAGTGTGGAGACGTACCCATCCTGGGTGTCTGCCTTGGCCACCAG GCCCTTGGATTTGTACATGGCGCTAAGATTGTTCACGCTCCGGAGGCTATACATGGAAGACTCAG TGAAATTGAGCATGATGGGTGCTACCTCTTTAATTGTATTCCATCTGGTAGAAACTCTGGATTCAAG GTAGTCAGGTATCATTCTCTTGTAATAGAACCAGGATCTCTACCTGATGATCTTATATCAATAGCGTGGACTGCTTCTCCAAATTTGCTCTCTTACCTTGAAAGCGACCGAACAAATGTTAGTGCCCTCCTGGGATCATTGGACAACAACTTTATGGCAGTGTCTCTAGAACACAGCATCAGTGGTGGGGAACTATCCAACATGAGCAATGGCAATGCTAGTGAGTCAGATGGTTCCAGGGTTATAATGGCCATCAAGCACTCTAGCAGGCCTCACTATGGAGTGCAG tttcatCCAGAGAGCGTTGCTACTCATCATGGAAGACAGATTTTTCAAAACTTTAAGAAGATGACAAGAGATTTTGGATTGCACTCATCATGGCTTCAGGAAAGAAAG GTCAAATCTTCTGGCCAATGTGGTTCTGTCTCCAAGGATTTGTTGCATACTGAAAGACTGGGACTCTTGGAGCCTAATGGGGCTCTCATGCTTGCAAAGAGAGCCCTTGGGAAGAAATGTTTACGATTGCGATGGAAGAAGATCGATAACTTCCTCAGCCCTGCAGTTGGATCTGATGACATTTTTGCGGTGCTCTTTGGCCGTCAAAGCGGTGAAGACACATTTTGGCTGGATAGCTCATCAGTTGATCAG AATAGGGCACGCTTTTCATTCATGGGTGGTAAAGGTGGGTCCCTATGGAAGCAAATGACATTCCACCTCTCTGGTCAAAG AGCCAATTGTGGAGGAACCCTTACTACCCGAGATGCTTATGGATCTACTGCCAACATCTTTATCAAAGAGGGCTTTTTGGAGTTCCTTGACAAG GAGATTCAGTCCATTCAATACAATGAAAAGGATTACGAAGGACTGCCTTTTGACTTCCATGGTGGCTTTGTTGGATATCTAGG GTATGGTCTTAAAGTTGAGTGTGATGCATCATCTAACATGGCCAAATCAAGTACTCCTGATGCATGCTTCTTCTTTGCGGACAACACTGTGGTGGTTGATCACAGTAATGGTGATGTGTACATTTTATCATTGCATGATGAATTTTCTTCAAGTAATGGAGATGGGATGTGCAGAAATTCAAAACATAATTCATGGTTATTGGAGACTGAGAAGAAGCTTCTTAGACTGGGTGCTATGCCTCCAGGATTGCTGATTAATGGGAAAGCGTATGCTATATCATCCAATGTCGCTAAACAAAGTTTTGTTGTAGAGAAATCAAAGGATCAATATATTAGAGATGTTCAGAGTTGCCTGGACTATATCAGAGATGGAGAAAGCTATGAGTTATGCTTAACTACTCAGATGAAGAGAAGAGTAGACTATATAAATGCGCTCCAGCTCTACTTTAAATTGAGAAAACAAAATCCAGCACCTTATGCAGCCTGGCTTAACTTCTCCTCAGAAAACTTGAGCATATGTTGCTCTTCTCCTGAAAGGTTTCTGCGACTAGATCGAGATAAAATTCTAGAAGCAAAACCGATCAAGGGCACTATAGCACGTGGCAGAACACCAGAGGAAGATGAATGCCTGCGTTTGCAGTTGAAATACAG TGAAAAAGATCAGGCTGAGAACTTGATGATTGTTGACCTCCTAAGAAACGATCTGGGCAAGGTTTGTGAACCTGGGAGTGTTCATGTTCCTCGTCTCATGGATGTAGAGTCATATAAAGCTGTTCACACCATGGTGAGTACCATCCGTGGAACAAAGAAGTCGAATCTGAGCCCTGTCGATTGTGTCAAAGCATCCTTTCCAGGTGGTTCAATGACTGGGGCCCCTAAAGTTCGATCAATGGAGATTCTTGATTCACTTGAATCTAGTCCGAGAGGTATCTATTCAGGATCCATTGGGTTCTTTTCATATAACCACATGTTCGATCTGAATATTGTGATCCGGACGGTCATCCTGCACAATGGAGAAGCTACAGTAGGGGCAGGTGGGGCAATTGTAGCATTGTCAAACCCAGAGGCAGAATATGACGAAATGATGCTTAAAGCAAGAGCACCTACCAAGGTGGTTGAAGATTGCAGTCAAACAATTTACAGTTCAGATCGATTGGATTCAATGCAGGCAACGACAAGTTAG
- the LOC120704376 gene encoding probable aminodeoxychorismate synthase, chloroplastic isoform X2, which yields MAAALRLPAARWAPLPPQVPASASSSSSAARRARPPPRLAARRAKGEEAPEPVEAQVPVRTLLIDNYDSYTYNIFQELSVVNGVPPVVVRNDEWTWRDVFNRVYKNRSFDNIVISPGPGSPACPADIGVCLRILLECGDVPILGVCLGHQALGFVHGAKIVHAPEAIHGRLSEIEHDGCYLFNCIPSGRNSGFKVVRYHSLVIEPGSLPDDLISIAWTASPNLLSYLESDRTNVSALLGSLDNNFMAVSLEHSISGGELSNMSNGNASESDGSRVIMAIKHSSRPHYGVQFHPESVATHHGRQIFQNFKKMTRDFGLHSSWLQERKVHSIGKLERSQVKSSGQCGSVSKDLLHTERLGLLEPNGALMLAKRALGKKCLRLRWKKIDNFLSPAVGSDDIFAVLFGRQSGEDTFWLDSSSVDQNRARFSFMGGKGGSLWKQMTFHLSGQRANCGGTLTTRDAYGSTANIFIKEGFLEFLDKEIQSIQYNEKDYEGLPFDFHGGFVGYLGYGLKVECDASSNMAKSSTPDACFFFADNTVVVDHSNGDVYILSLHDEFSSSNGDGMCRNSKHNSWLLETEKKLLRLGAMPPGLLINGKAYAISSNVAKQSFVVEKSKDQYIRDVQSCLDYIRDGESYELCLTTQMKRRVDYINALQLYFKLRKQNPAPYAAWLNFSSENLSICCSSPERFLRLDRDKILEAKPIKGTIARGRTPEEDECLRLQLKYSEKDQAENLMIVDLLRNDLGKVCEPGSVHVPRLMDVESYKAVHTMVSTIRGTKKSNLSPVDCVKASFPGGSMTGAPKVRSMEILDSLESSPRGIYSGSIGFFSYNHMFDLNIVIRTVILHNGEATVGAGGAIVALSNPEAEYDEMMLKARAPTKVVEDCSQTIYSSDRLDSMQATTS from the exons atggccgccgccctccgcctcccggcggcgaggtgggccCCCCTGCCTCCCCAAGTgccggcctccgcctcctcctcctcctccgccgcgcgtcgggcccgcccccctccccgcctcgcggcgcggcgggcgaagggggaggaggcgccggagccGGTCGAGGCGCAGGTGCCGGTGAGGACGCTACTGATCGACAACTACGACAGCTACACCTACAACATCTTCCAGGAGCTGTCGGTCGTCAACGGCG TGCCGCCAGTGGTCGTGCGCAACGACGAGTGGACGTGGAGGGACGTCTTCAACCGGGTGTACAAGAACAGGTCCTTCGACAACATCGTCATCTCCCCTGGCCCTGGATCTCCGGCGTGCCCCGCCGACATAG GTGTATGTCTGCGGATACTTTTGGAGTGTGGAGACGTACCCATCCTGGGTGTCTGCCTTGGCCACCAG GCCCTTGGATTTGTACATGGCGCTAAGATTGTTCACGCTCCGGAGGCTATACATGGAAGACTCAG TGAAATTGAGCATGATGGGTGCTACCTCTTTAATTGTATTCCATCTGGTAGAAACTCTGGATTCAAG GTAGTCAGGTATCATTCTCTTGTAATAGAACCAGGATCTCTACCTGATGATCTTATATCAATAGCGTGGACTGCTTCTCCAAATTTGCTCTCTTACCTTGAAAGCGACCGAACAAATGTTAGTGCCCTCCTGGGATCATTGGACAACAACTTTATGGCAGTGTCTCTAGAACACAGCATCAGTGGTGGGGAACTATCCAACATGAGCAATGGCAATGCTAGTGAGTCAGATGGTTCCAGGGTTATAATGGCCATCAAGCACTCTAGCAGGCCTCACTATGGAGTGCAG tttcatCCAGAGAGCGTTGCTACTCATCATGGAAGACAGATTTTTCAAAACTTTAAGAAGATGACAAGAGATTTTGGATTGCACTCATCATGGCTTCAGGAAAGAAAGGTTCACAGTATTGGTAAACTGGAAAGATCTCAA GTCAAATCTTCTGGCCAATGTGGTTCTGTCTCCAAGGATTTGTTGCATACTGAAAGACTGGGACTCTTGGAGCCTAATGGGGCTCTCATGCTTGCAAAGAGAGCCCTTGGGAAGAAATGTTTACGATTGCGATGGAAGAAGATCGATAACTTCCTCAGCCCTGCAGTTGGATCTGATGACATTTTTGCGGTGCTCTTTGGCCGTCAAAGCGGTGAAGACACATTTTGGCTGGATAGCTCATCAGTTGATCAG AATAGGGCACGCTTTTCATTCATGGGTGGTAAAGGTGGGTCCCTATGGAAGCAAATGACATTCCACCTCTCTGGTCAAAG AGCCAATTGTGGAGGAACCCTTACTACCCGAGATGCTTATGGATCTACTGCCAACATCTTTATCAAAGAGGGCTTTTTGGAGTTCCTTGACAAG GAGATTCAGTCCATTCAATACAATGAAAAGGATTACGAAGGACTGCCTTTTGACTTCCATGGTGGCTTTGTTGGATATCTAGG GTATGGTCTTAAAGTTGAGTGTGATGCATCATCTAACATGGCCAAATCAAGTACTCCTGATGCATGCTTCTTCTTTGCGGACAACACTGTGGTGGTTGATCACAGTAATGGTGATGTGTACATTTTATCATTGCATGATGAATTTTCTTCAAGTAATGGAGATGGGATGTGCAGAAATTCAAAACATAATTCATGGTTATTGGAGACTGAGAAGAAGCTTCTTAGACTGGGTGCTATGCCTCCAGGATTGCTGATTAATGGGAAAGCGTATGCTATATCATCCAATGTCGCTAAACAAAGTTTTGTTGTAGAGAAATCAAAGGATCAATATATTAGAGATGTTCAGAGTTGCCTGGACTATATCAGAGATGGAGAAAGCTATGAGTTATGCTTAACTACTCAGATGAAGAGAAGAGTAGACTATATAAATGCGCTCCAGCTCTACTTTAAATTGAGAAAACAAAATCCAGCACCTTATGCAGCCTGGCTTAACTTCTCCTCAGAAAACTTGAGCATATGTTGCTCTTCTCCTGAAAGGTTTCTGCGACTAGATCGAGATAAAATTCTAGAAGCAAAACCGATCAAGGGCACTATAGCACGTGGCAGAACACCAGAGGAAGATGAATGCCTGCGTTTGCAGTTGAAATACAG TGAAAAAGATCAGGCTGAGAACTTGATGATTGTTGACCTCCTAAGAAACGATCTGGGCAAGGTTTGTGAACCTGGGAGTGTTCATGTTCCTCGTCTCATGGATGTAGAGTCATATAAAGCTGTTCACACCATGGTGAGTACCATCCGTGGAACAAAGAAGTCGAATCTGAGCCCTGTCGATTGTGTCAAAGCATCCTTTCCAGGTGGTTCAATGACTGGGGCCCCTAAAGTTCGATCAATGGAGATTCTTGATTCACTTGAATCTAGTCCGAGAGGTATCTATTCAGGATCCATTGGGTTCTTTTCATATAACCACATGTTCGATCTGAATATTGTGATCCGGACGGTCATCCTGCACAATGGAGAAGCTACAGTAGGGGCAGGTGGGGCAATTGTAGCATTGTCAAACCCAGAGGCAGAATATGACGAAATGATGCTTAAAGCAAGAGCACCTACCAAGGTGGTTGAAGATTGCAGTCAAACAATTTACAGTTCAGATCGATTGGATTCAATGCAGGCAACGACAAGTTAG
- the LOC120704377 gene encoding putative clathrin assembly protein At5g57200, whose translation MGTASVHKSWRKACGAIKDSATVGLAKVNGGGRERKDLDVAVVKATTHVERPPKERHLAAIFAATSASRPLADVSYCVHALARRLAKTHNWVVSLKTLIVIHRTLRDGDAAFREELLSYRRKGHALQMSNFKDGSSPLAWDCSAWVRTYALYLDERLECFRVLRYDIESERLRPAEGNPEGQSRTRTIGKDDLLEHLPALQQLLFRLVGCQPEGAAFGNYLIQYAMALVLKESFKIYCAVNDGIINLVDVFFDMTKLDAIKALDIYRRTGNLAKSLSDFYELCRGLELARNFQFPILREPPASFLGTMEEYIREAPRTAPVPNETIEYRQLDFVPYQEAEEQTPEPTFEALDEPAVAEEVPPEPEEEPQFAGDYDEDKPETPTTADLLGLHEVNSPAAALEESNALALAIVPPGGSNNTAAISLGEITAGSSGWELALVTVQPSTSSQLTESKLAGGFDKLLLDSLYEDAARRQQLATMDASQQKDPFAMSVGVAPPTGVQMSVMAQRQQAMFFGTPQQLQPPYGSAASQFNFNPFADA comes from the exons atggGCACGGCTTCGGTGCACAAGAGCTGGCGCAAGGCGTGCGGCGCCATCAAGGACTCGGCCACCGTGGGGCTCGCCAAGGtgaacggcggcggccgcgagcgcaAGGACCTCGACGTCGCCGTGGTCAAGGCCACCACCCACGTCGAGCGACCGCCCAAGGAGCGCCACCTCGCCG CGATCTTCGCCGCCACGTCCGCCTCCCGCCCGCTCGCCGACGTCTCCTACTGCGTCCACGCGCTCGCCAGGCGCCTCGCGAAGACCCACAACTGGGTG GTCTCTCTGAAGACGCTGATCGTGATCCACCGGACGCTGCGCGATGGAGACGCCGCCTTCAGGGAGGAGCTGCTCAGCTACCGGCGCAAGGGCCACGCCCTGCAGATGTCCAACTTCAAGGACGGCTCCAGCCCGCTAG CATGGGACTGCTCGGCATGGGTGCGAACGTACGCGCTGTATCTAGATGAGCGGCTCGAGTGCTTCAGAGTTCTGAGATACGACATCGAGTCGGAGCGGCTGAGGCCTGCAGAGGGAAACCCCGAG GGCCAAAGTAGAACAAGGACCATAGGCAAGGATGATCTCCTAGAACACCTCCCTGCACTGCAGCAGCTGCTCTTCCGGCTTGTCGGCTGTCAG CCTGAAGGGGCAGCTTTTGGGAACTACCTCATACAGTATGCCATGGCTCTG GTGTTGAAGGAAAGCTTCAAGATATATTGTGCAGTAAATGATGGGATCATTAACCTTGTGGATGTG TTCTTTGATATGACAAAACTTGATGCTATCAAAGCCCTGGACATCTATAGAAGAACAGGGAATCTG GCAAAATCTCTTTCTGACTTCTACGAGCTCTGCAGAGGTCTGGAACTAGCCAGGAACTTCCAATTTCCAATTCTGAGAGAG CCACCAGCATCGTTTCTTGGAACAATGGAAGAGTACATCAGAGAAGCCCCTAGAACTGCTCCTGTTCCAAATGAGACTATA GAGTATCGGCAGCTAGATTTCGTTCCTTACCAGGAGGCAGAAGAACAAACCCCTGAACCGACGTTCGAGGCGCTTGACGAACCTGCTGTTGCGGAGGAAGTTCCTCCTGAACCAGAAGAAGAACCTCAGTTTGCAGGTGACTATGACGAAGACAAGCCTGAAACTCCGACAACTGCCGATTTACTG GGCCTACATGAAGTAAACTCTCCCGCTGCTGCGCTTGAAGAGAGCAATGCGCTGGCTCTGGCCATAGTACCACCAG GCGGTTCAAACAACACAGCTGCTATCAGTCTCGGCGAGATAACTGCAGGATCATCAGGCTGGGAGCTAGCTCTGGTCACCGTACAGCCCAGCACCAGCAGCCAGCTGACAGAGAGCAAGCTG GCGGGGGGCTTCGACAAGCTGCTGCTGGACAGCTTGTACGAGGACGCCGCGCGGAGGCAGCAGCTGGCGACCATGGATGCGTCTCAGCAGAAGGACCCGTTCGCCATGTCCGTCGGCGTCGCGCCGCCGACCGGCGTGCAGATGTCGGTGATggcgcagcggcagcaggccATGTTCTTCGGAACGCCGCAGCAGCTCCAGCCTCCGTACGGTTCTGCCGCGTCTCAGTTCAACTTCAACCCCTTCGCCGATGCCTAG